One Pseudomonas abieticivorans genomic region harbors:
- a CDS encoding alkene reductase: MKNSPLFNTARLGPFTLKNSIVLPPLTRSRSSQPGNIPNDLMATYYRQRSGAGFMVTEGTQIEPRGQGYAWTPGIHSAEQVAGWRKVTEAVHAQGGVIFAQLWHVGRVSHTSLQPGGAAPVAPSAIAAQNVSVFVETGPGTGALSAPSQPRALSREEIGELVQFYAQAARNAVAAGFDGVEIHCANGYLINQFISAHSNQRDDEYGGSLANRLRFLREVTQAVADVVGKDHVGVRFSPLFESTEEARVYLGLVEEDPRHTYLEAIKVLEGIGIAYLSIAEADWDSAPELPQAFRAAVRQAFSGAIIYAGKYTAERGNRVLEAGWGDLIAFGRPFIANPDLPERIARGLPFNALEAASMYGGTAKGYIDYPVYEG; this comes from the coding sequence GTGAAAAACTCCCCGCTGTTCAACACCGCCCGCCTGGGTCCCTTCACCCTGAAAAACAGCATCGTGCTGCCGCCCCTGACCCGCTCGCGCAGCAGCCAGCCCGGCAACATCCCCAATGACCTGATGGCCACCTACTACCGTCAGCGCAGCGGCGCCGGGTTCATGGTGACCGAGGGTACCCAGATCGAACCGCGTGGCCAGGGCTACGCCTGGACGCCGGGCATCCACAGTGCCGAGCAGGTGGCCGGCTGGCGCAAGGTTACCGAGGCGGTGCACGCTCAGGGCGGGGTGATCTTCGCCCAGCTGTGGCATGTGGGCCGGGTCTCGCACACCTCGTTGCAGCCTGGCGGTGCGGCGCCGGTGGCGCCTTCGGCAATTGCCGCGCAGAACGTCAGCGTGTTTGTCGAAACCGGGCCAGGCACCGGTGCGTTGAGCGCGCCGTCGCAACCGCGCGCCTTAAGCCGTGAAGAGATTGGCGAACTGGTCCAGTTCTACGCCCAGGCCGCGCGCAATGCAGTGGCGGCGGGCTTCGATGGGGTCGAGATTCATTGCGCCAACGGCTACTTGATCAACCAGTTCATCTCGGCCCACAGCAACCAGCGTGACGACGAATATGGTGGTTCGTTGGCCAATCGGCTGCGGTTTCTGCGCGAAGTGACCCAGGCTGTAGCCGATGTGGTGGGCAAGGACCACGTCGGCGTGCGTTTTTCGCCACTGTTCGAGAGCACCGAGGAGGCCCGTGTTTACCTGGGCCTGGTCGAGGAGGACCCACGGCACACCTACCTGGAAGCGATCAAGGTGCTTGAAGGCATCGGCATCGCCTACCTGTCGATCGCCGAAGCCGACTGGGACAGCGCGCCCGAGCTGCCGCAAGCCTTCCGCGCCGCAGTGCGCCAGGCCTTCAGTGGCGCGATCATCTACGCCGGCAAATACACCGCCGAACGGGGCAACCGGGTGCTGGAAGCAGGGTGGGGCGACCTGATCGCCTTCGGTCGGCCGTTCATTGCCAACCCCGATTTGCCCGAGCGCATTGCCCGTGGCCTGCCGTTCAATGCGCTGGAGGCGGCAAGCATGTACGGTGGCACGGCCAAGGGTTATATAGACTACCCGGTCTACGAAGGCTGA
- a CDS encoding GlxA family transcriptional regulator — MKTLAMLLFEGVQALDVAGPLDVFAEANRFVEPGTGYAIVTVASGRMPITASNGMPLGAQLSLVEAVQPFDVVLVPGGPWLPEQGADQALCQWLQQAAPLAGRHGSICTGAFLLGRAGLIDGRQVTTHWSHARQLAEQFPQALVAPDRIHVRDGNLVTSAGVTAGMDLALALVSEDHGPAVALAVAKRLLLVIQRQGGQSQFSPYLQTPADHDSAVARVQRYVQQHIAEPLSVERLAEVVSMSPRTFARVFVRDAGLTPADFVQRARIDAARHLLEGTDLALKAVAYRCGFGSTNRMRLVFSQHLGVTPMQYREQFRPAGQYSDVHPM; from the coding sequence ATGAAAACATTGGCGATGCTGTTGTTCGAAGGCGTGCAAGCCCTGGATGTGGCCGGGCCCCTGGACGTGTTTGCCGAAGCCAACCGGTTTGTCGAGCCGGGAACGGGCTACGCCATCGTCACCGTCGCCAGCGGCAGGATGCCCATCACCGCCTCCAACGGCATGCCGCTGGGCGCGCAATTGAGCCTGGTCGAGGCCGTGCAGCCCTTCGACGTAGTGTTGGTGCCCGGTGGGCCCTGGCTGCCGGAGCAGGGCGCAGACCAGGCGCTCTGCCAGTGGCTGCAACAGGCTGCGCCCTTGGCAGGCCGCCATGGCTCTATCTGCACCGGCGCGTTTTTGCTGGGGCGGGCAGGGCTGATCGATGGCCGCCAGGTGACCACGCACTGGAGTCACGCCCGGCAATTGGCTGAGCAGTTCCCGCAGGCGCTGGTGGCGCCAGACCGCATTCATGTGCGCGACGGCAACCTGGTCACCTCCGCCGGGGTGACCGCCGGCATGGACCTGGCCTTGGCGCTGGTCAGCGAAGACCATGGCCCGGCGGTGGCGCTGGCGGTGGCCAAGCGCTTGCTGCTGGTGATTCAGCGCCAGGGCGGCCAGTCGCAGTTCAGCCCCTACCTGCAAACCCCCGCCGACCATGATTCGGCCGTGGCCCGGGTGCAACGTTACGTGCAGCAACACATTGCCGAGCCGCTGTCAGTGGAGCGCCTGGCCGAAGTGGTGAGCATGAGCCCGCGCACCTTCGCCCGGGTATTTGTGCGCGATGCCGGCCTGACACCCGCCGATTTCGTCCAACGGGCGCGCATCGACGCGGCCCGTCACCTATTGGAAGGCACGGACCTGGCCCTTAAGGCAGTGGCTTACCGTTGCGGTTTTGGCAGTACCAACCGCATGCGCCTGGTGTTCAGCCAACACCTGGGGGTGACGCCGATGCAGTATCGCGAACAGTTCCGACCTGCGGGTCAGTATTCGGATGTTCATCCAATGTGA
- a CDS encoding NAD-dependent malic enzyme, giving the protein MKKTLPSRALYIPYGGPSLLEMPLLNKGSAFTPQERIDFNLIGLLPQTVETIEEQVDRVYRQYEQCASDLDKHVYLRSIQDNNETLFFRLLESHLDKMLPIIYTPTVGQACQEFSKIYRTHRGLFIAYPDRDRIDDILRSATKDSVKIIVVTDSERILGLGDQGIGGMGIPIGKLSLYTACGGISPAYTLPIVLDVGTNNQELLDDPMYMGWRHPRVTGADYAEFVELFIQAVKRRWPEVLLQFEDFAQTNAMPLLERYRDELCCFNDDIQGTASVAVGTLLAACKVKNQKLGEQVVTFVGAGSAGCGIAEHIVAAMVIEGLSEAQARKRIFMVDRFGLLTDDMSGLHDFQMRLAHKQADVQGWQRDENGIALLEVVKQAKPTILIGVSGQRGLFTEAVVRELYSHCKQPLIMPLSNPTSRVEATPAEVLEWTEGNALVATGSPFAPVQINGRSVHIAQCNNAYIFPGIGLGVVAARASRITDAMLMAASNALAECSPVVTGEGDAVLPSLNDIQAVSKKIAVAVAKQAQAEGVALETSDEALHHAIERNFWFPRYRDYRRRSI; this is encoded by the coding sequence ATGAAGAAAACCCTGCCATCCCGTGCGCTGTATATCCCCTACGGTGGCCCCTCGCTGCTGGAAATGCCCCTGCTGAACAAAGGCAGTGCATTCACCCCGCAAGAGCGCATCGACTTCAACCTGATCGGCCTGCTGCCGCAAACCGTGGAGACCATCGAAGAACAGGTCGATCGCGTGTACCGCCAGTACGAGCAATGCGCCAGCGACCTGGACAAACACGTGTACCTGCGCTCGATCCAGGACAACAACGAAACCCTGTTTTTCCGCCTGCTCGAGTCCCACCTGGACAAGATGCTGCCGATTATCTACACCCCGACCGTCGGCCAGGCCTGCCAGGAATTTTCCAAGATCTACCGCACCCACCGCGGGCTGTTCATCGCCTACCCGGACCGTGATCGCATCGACGACATTCTGCGCAGCGCCACCAAGGACTCGGTCAAGATCATCGTGGTCACCGACAGCGAGCGCATCCTGGGCCTGGGCGACCAAGGCATCGGCGGCATGGGCATCCCGATCGGCAAGTTGTCGCTGTACACCGCCTGCGGCGGCATCAGCCCGGCCTACACGCTACCGATCGTGCTGGACGTGGGCACCAACAACCAGGAACTGCTGGACGACCCGATGTACATGGGCTGGCGTCACCCACGGGTAACCGGTGCGGACTACGCCGAGTTCGTCGAACTGTTCATCCAGGCCGTCAAACGCCGCTGGCCGGAAGTGCTGCTGCAGTTCGAAGACTTCGCCCAGACCAACGCCATGCCGTTGCTGGAACGCTACCGCGATGAGCTGTGCTGCTTCAACGACGACATCCAGGGCACCGCCTCGGTGGCCGTGGGCACGTTGCTGGCTGCCTGCAAGGTGAAAAACCAGAAGCTGGGCGAGCAGGTCGTGACCTTCGTGGGTGCAGGTTCGGCCGGGTGCGGCATTGCCGAGCACATCGTCGCGGCGATGGTGATCGAGGGGCTGTCCGAGGCCCAGGCGCGCAAGCGCATTTTCATGGTCGATCGTTTCGGCCTGCTGACCGACGACATGAGCGGCCTGCACGACTTCCAAATGCGCCTGGCGCACAAGCAAGCCGACGTTCAGGGCTGGCAGCGTGACGAGAACGGCATTGCCCTGCTGGAAGTGGTCAAGCAAGCCAAGCCGACCATCCTGATCGGGGTGTCCGGCCAGCGCGGCCTGTTCACCGAAGCCGTGGTGCGCGAGCTGTACAGCCACTGCAAGCAACCGCTGATCATGCCGCTGTCCAACCCCACCTCGCGCGTGGAAGCAACCCCAGCCGAGGTGCTGGAATGGACCGAAGGCAACGCGCTGGTCGCTACCGGCAGCCCGTTCGCGCCCGTCCAGATCAACGGCCGCAGCGTGCACATCGCCCAGTGCAACAACGCCTATATCTTCCCAGGCATCGGTTTGGGCGTGGTTGCCGCGCGTGCCTCGCGCATCACCGACGCCATGTTGATGGCCGCCTCCAATGCCTTGGCCGAATGCTCGCCGGTGGTGACCGGGGAGGGCGACGCGGTACTGCCCTCGCTCAATGACATCCAGGCCGTGAGCAAGAAAATCGCCGTGGCCGTGGCCAAGCAGGCCCAGGCCGAAGGCGTGGCGCTGGAGACAAGCGACGAGGCGTTGCACCACGCCATCGAGCGCAACTTCTGGTTCCCACGCTATCGCGACTACCGCCGCCGCTCTATTTGA
- a CDS encoding ArsR/SmtB family transcription factor, with product MSIDISEALKALDNPTRLAILGWLKEPRTHFPEQERNPDEVGVCVSIIQARANLSQSTVSLYLSALQRAQLVTSQRIGPWTYYKRDEKNIEAFQVALRALI from the coding sequence ATGAGCATCGATATCAGCGAAGCCTTGAAGGCCCTCGACAACCCCACCCGCCTGGCGATCCTTGGCTGGCTTAAGGAACCCCGCACGCATTTCCCCGAGCAGGAACGCAACCCTGACGAAGTGGGGGTGTGCGTGAGCATCATCCAGGCCCGGGCCAACCTGTCGCAATCGACGGTGTCGCTGTACCTCAGTGCCTTGCAGCGGGCGCAGTTGGTGACCTCCCAGCGCATCGGGCCCTGGACCTATTACAAACGCGACGAAAAAAACATCGAAGCGTTCCAAGTGGCGCTGCGCGCGTTGATCTGA
- a CDS encoding PqiB family protein yields MSDHPGSTPSPAAGTPAVTRRRFNVSLVWLVPIVAAVVGLSMVIHNAMSAGPQITVTFITAQGLEANKTEVKYKNVVIGKVSAISLSDDRSHVSATIDLNESARPFTADDSRFWVVRPRIGAGGVSGVDTLLSGAFIGADAGRSDKQKKSFKGLENPPPVNFGEKGKRFTLHTDTLGSLDIGSPVYYRRIQVGQVVAYRLADDGKGVDVDIFVRSPNDKFVTSDSRFWNASGVDVSLGANGLKVNTESLSSIISGGVAFIEPTYSPKPVLADENATFNLFADRDTALAPPDGEPRYIRMSFDQNLRGLAVGAPVEFLGVNLGRVVSVDLDFDQKNQAFPTLVGAVIYPARLGKANDKLMALMGGKQDDAAAAKMMAGFIKSGLRAQAKSANLLTGQLYISLAFVPDAKPVAFDGSMRPLNIPTVPGSLDKLQEQLQQFADKLSKLPIDQIAANLNGSLGEMQKTLKQVNGQVLPQMRDALAQTQKTLASANDSFSENSPERQQLGQAMDEVQRTARSVRVLTDFLGRHPEALIRGRTKDGQPDAFRGTSNTSRETAEPETQP; encoded by the coding sequence ATGTCTGATCATCCAGGTTCCACCCCATCGCCGGCAGCGGGAACGCCAGCGGTCACCCGTCGGCGTTTCAACGTTTCGCTGGTGTGGCTGGTGCCCATCGTCGCGGCCGTGGTCGGGTTGTCGATGGTGATTCACAACGCCATGTCGGCAGGGCCGCAGATCACCGTGACCTTCATCACGGCCCAGGGCCTTGAAGCGAACAAGACCGAGGTCAAGTACAAGAACGTGGTGATCGGCAAGGTCAGCGCCATCAGCTTGAGCGATGACCGCAGCCATGTCAGCGCGACCATTGACCTTAACGAGTCGGCCCGGCCCTTTACCGCCGATGACTCGCGCTTCTGGGTGGTGCGCCCGCGCATTGGCGCTGGTGGTGTTTCGGGCGTCGACACCTTGCTGTCGGGGGCCTTCATCGGCGCCGACGCCGGGCGCTCGGATAAACAGAAAAAAAGCTTCAAGGGCCTGGAAAACCCGCCGCCGGTGAATTTTGGCGAGAAGGGCAAGCGCTTTACCCTGCACACCGACACCCTGGGCTCGCTGGACATCGGCTCGCCGGTCTACTACCGGCGTATTCAGGTCGGCCAAGTGGTGGCCTACCGCCTGGCCGACGATGGCAAGGGCGTGGACGTCGACATTTTCGTGCGTTCGCCCAACGACAAATTCGTGACCAGCGACTCGCGCTTCTGGAACGCCAGCGGCGTGGACGTGAGCCTGGGTGCCAATGGCCTCAAGGTGAACACCGAGTCGCTGTCGTCGATCATCTCCGGGGGCGTCGCCTTCATCGAGCCCACCTATAGCCCCAAACCGGTGCTGGCCGATGAAAACGCGACCTTCAACCTGTTCGCCGACCGCGACACCGCCCTGGCGCCGCCCGATGGCGAGCCGCGTTACATTCGCATGAGCTTCGACCAGAACCTGCGCGGCCTGGCCGTGGGAGCACCCGTGGAGTTCCTGGGCGTTAACCTGGGCCGCGTGGTGTCGGTGGACCTGGACTTCGACCAGAAAAACCAGGCCTTCCCAACCTTGGTTGGGGCAGTGATCTACCCGGCGCGCCTGGGCAAGGCCAACGACAAGCTGATGGCCCTGATGGGCGGCAAGCAAGACGATGCGGCTGCGGCGAAGATGATGGCCGGCTTTATCAAGTCGGGCCTGCGTGCCCAGGCCAAAAGCGCCAACCTGCTGACCGGCCAGTTGTACATTTCGCTGGCCTTCGTGCCCGACGCCAAGCCGGTGGCTTTCGACGGCAGCATGCGCCCACTGAACATCCCCACCGTGCCGGGCAGCCTGGACAAACTGCAGGAACAACTGCAGCAGTTCGCCGACAAGCTGAGCAAGCTGCCGATCGACCAGATCGCCGCCAACCTCAATGGCAGCCTGGGTGAAATGCAGAAAACCCTCAAGCAGGTCAATGGCCAGGTACTGCCGCAAATGCGCGACGCCCTGGCACAAACCCAGAAAACCCTGGCCAGCGCCAACGACAGCTTTTCGGAGAACTCGCCGGAGCGCCAGCAACTGGGCCAGGCCATGGATGAAGTGCAGCGCACCGCACGTTCGGTGCGGGTGTTGACCGACTTCCTCGGCCGCCACCCCGAAGCGCTGATCCGCGGCCGCACCAAGGATGGCCAGCCCGACGCCTTCCGCGGCACCTCAAACACTTCCCGTGAAACCGCCGAGCCGGAAACCCAGCCATGA
- a CDS encoding paraquat-inducible protein A, producing the protein MSLDIGRPATASELNLVLCHTCGLACPGDSHQCPRCQATVHARKPQSLSRTWAFLIASLICYIPANLLPVMYTDIFGSGSENTIMSGVIEFFQAGEWDIALLIFIASIAVPCIKFVVLGTLLISCQLRTTWAMRERAKLYRFIEIIGYWSMLDVLVVALVAALVQFRSLSTIDPRMGILFFGLVVVLTMLAAMSFDPRLIWDAEVEDV; encoded by the coding sequence ATGAGCCTGGACATCGGCCGACCGGCCACTGCCAGCGAACTCAACCTGGTGCTGTGCCACACCTGCGGCCTGGCCTGCCCCGGCGACAGCCACCAGTGCCCGCGCTGCCAGGCCACCGTGCACGCGCGCAAGCCGCAAAGCCTGAGCCGCACCTGGGCGTTCCTGATCGCCAGCCTGATCTGCTACATCCCGGCTAACCTTTTGCCTGTGATGTACACCGACATTTTTGGCAGCGGCAGTGAAAACACCATCATGAGTGGGGTGATCGAGTTCTTCCAGGCGGGGGAATGGGACATCGCCCTGTTGATCTTCATCGCCAGCATCGCGGTGCCGTGCATCAAGTTCGTGGTGCTGGGCACCTTGCTCATCAGCTGCCAATTGCGCACCACCTGGGCCATGCGCGAGCGGGCCAAGCTTTACCGTTTTATCGAGATCATCGGCTACTGGTCGATGCTCGACGTGCTGGTGGTGGCCCTGGTAGCGGCCCTGGTGCAGTTTCGTTCACTGAGCACGATCGACCCGCGCATGGGCATCCTGTTCTTCGGTTTGGTTGTGGTGCTCACCATGTTGGCTGCCATGAGTTTTGATCCCCGGCTTATCTGGGACGCAGAGGTTGAAGATGTCTGA
- a CDS encoding aldehyde dehydrogenase (NADP(+)) encodes MTTLLGHNFIRGTRSAAGTQRIKSLDATTGEALPYEFAQATEDEVNAAALAAEAAFPEYRQLSPARRAEFLEAIAEELDQLGDDFVAIVCRETALPAGRIQGERGRTSGQMRLFAKVLRRGDYLGARIDLALPERKPLPRVDLRQYRIGVGPVAVFGASNFPLAFSTAGGDTAAALAAGCPVVFKAHSGHMATADQVGCAIIRAAERTGMPAGVFNMIFGGGVGEPLVKHPAIQAVGFTGSLHGGNALCKMAAERPQPIPVFAEMSSINPVVLLPEALQARGESVAKDLAASVVMGCGQFCTNPGLVIGVQSPAFSAFLEHLQVQMADQAPQTMLNAGGLRSYSKGLEHLLAHKGITHLAGKQQAGNQAQPQLFKADVQLLLTGDALLQEEVFGPATIVIQAKDDAELKAALQALRGQLTATLIGEPGDLQGYQWLVPLLEQKVGRILVNGYPTGVEVCEAMVHGGPYPATSDSRGTSVGTLAIDRFLRPVCYQNYPDALLPEALRNSNPLGLKRLVNGEWSSEAIA; translated from the coding sequence ATGACCACCCTTCTTGGCCACAATTTCATCCGTGGCACCCGCAGCGCTGCCGGTACCCAACGCATCAAAAGCCTGGATGCCACCACAGGCGAAGCCCTGCCCTACGAATTTGCACAAGCCACTGAAGACGAAGTGAACGCCGCCGCCTTGGCCGCCGAAGCCGCCTTCCCGGAATATCGCCAGTTGAGCCCTGCGCGCCGCGCCGAGTTCCTGGAAGCCATTGCCGAGGAACTGGACCAACTGGGTGACGATTTCGTCGCCATCGTGTGCCGTGAAACCGCCCTGCCCGCCGGCCGTATCCAAGGTGAGCGTGGCCGCACCAGTGGCCAGATGCGCCTGTTCGCCAAGGTGCTGCGCCGCGGTGACTACTTGGGTGCACGCATTGACCTGGCCCTGCCAGAGCGCAAACCGCTGCCGCGCGTCGATCTGCGCCAGTACCGCATCGGCGTGGGCCCGGTGGCCGTGTTCGGCGCCAGCAACTTCCCGCTGGCCTTCTCCACGGCCGGTGGCGATACCGCAGCCGCCTTGGCAGCCGGCTGCCCGGTGGTGTTCAAGGCCCACAGCGGCCACATGGCCACCGCCGACCAAGTGGGCTGCGCCATCATCCGCGCCGCCGAGCGCACCGGCATGCCGGCCGGCGTGTTCAACATGATCTTCGGTGGTGGCGTGGGTGAGCCGCTGGTCAAGCACCCGGCCATCCAGGCCGTGGGCTTCACCGGCTCGCTGCACGGCGGCAACGCCCTGTGCAAAATGGCTGCCGAGCGCCCGCAACCGATCCCGGTATTCGCCGAAATGTCGAGCATCAACCCGGTGGTGTTGCTGCCCGAAGCCCTCCAGGCCCGTGGTGAAAGCGTCGCCAAAGACCTCGCCGCTTCCGTGGTCATGGGCTGCGGCCAGTTCTGCACCAACCCAGGTTTGGTGATTGGCGTGCAATCGCCTGCCTTCAGCGCCTTCCTTGAGCACCTGCAAGTGCAGATGGCTGACCAAGCGCCGCAAACCATGCTCAATGCCGGCGGCCTGCGCAGCTACAGCAAGGGCCTTGAGCACCTGCTGGCCCACAAAGGCATCACCCACCTGGCCGGCAAGCAACAAGCCGGCAACCAGGCGCAGCCGCAACTGTTCAAGGCCGACGTGCAACTGCTGCTGACCGGCGATGCCTTGCTGCAGGAAGAAGTGTTCGGCCCGGCCACCATCGTCATCCAAGCCAAGGACGACGCCGAGCTCAAAGCCGCCCTGCAAGCCTTGCGCGGCCAGCTGACCGCCACGTTGATCGGCGAACCGGGCGACCTGCAAGGCTACCAATGGTTGGTGCCGTTGCTGGAACAGAAAGTCGGCCGCATCCTGGTCAACGGCTACCCAACCGGTGTCGAGGTGTGCGAAGCCATGGTTCACGGCGGCCCGTACCCAGCCACCTCTGACTCGCGCGGCACGTCGGTCGGTACCCTGGCCATCGACCGCTTCCTGCGCCCGGTGTGCTACCAGAACTACCCGGACGCGCTGCTGCCAGAGGCTTTGCGCAACAGCAACCCGCTGGGCTTGAAGCGCCTGGTGAACGGCGAATGGTCGAGTGAAGCCATCGCCTGA
- a CDS encoding paraquat-inducible protein A — translation MTNPCDRIICEHCDSVYDPVPLVKGQTARCVRCGAILGRGGQLSIQQLLALSITAALLFCFANAFPVISISLQGLSNQATLIESVKALAQGEISPMAAVAGLTIILAPMLQIALLCWLLLFANIGRAAPGFKVCMRTLEHLRPWSMLEVCLLGILVAIVKLAGMLDVHPGLGLWALAMLTVLIILISGKGIRRLWTDLEGQWT, via the coding sequence ATGACTAACCCTTGCGACCGCATTATCTGTGAGCATTGCGATTCGGTTTACGACCCCGTGCCCCTGGTAAAAGGGCAGACCGCGCGTTGCGTGCGTTGTGGTGCGATCCTGGGGCGGGGCGGCCAGTTGAGCATCCAGCAGTTGCTGGCGCTGTCGATCACAGCTGCCTTGCTGTTCTGCTTCGCCAATGCCTTCCCTGTGATCAGCATCAGCCTGCAGGGCCTGAGCAACCAGGCCACCCTGATCGAGTCGGTCAAGGCCTTGGCCCAAGGCGAGATCAGCCCGATGGCCGCGGTGGCCGGCTTGACCATCATCCTTGCGCCCATGCTGCAGATTGCCTTGCTGTGCTGGCTGCTGCTGTTCGCCAACATCGGCCGCGCCGCGCCTGGTTTCAAGGTGTGCATGCGCACCCTGGAACACCTGCGGCCCTGGAGCATGCTCGAGGTCTGCCTGCTGGGCATCCTGGTCGCCATCGTAAAGCTGGCCGGCATGCTCGACGTGCACCCAGGCCTTGGCCTATGGGCGTTGGCGATGCTGACGGTGCTGATCATCCTGATTTCCGGCAAGGGCATCCGCCGGCTGTGGACCGACCTTGAGGGGCAGTGGACATGA
- a CDS encoding PqiC family protein: MNLRTLALAAPLLLTACSSVPTHYYTLVPTAPQTQAQVTPAPFQFQLLSVRMPVQADQPQLVVRESTGQLAILENERWSAPLADEFNDALATQLEQQLGTRDLSSLPKDTSRPLLTLQADVRRFDSIPGNYALIDVVWNLSQRDEGQKRRSLTCSTQLRQQAGTDLASVVQAHQQLIGKLAKTIAGTARAWSAQPSTGCP; encoded by the coding sequence ATGAACCTACGCACTTTGGCCCTGGCCGCCCCCTTGTTGCTGACCGCCTGCAGCTCGGTACCCACGCATTACTACACCCTGGTGCCCACCGCGCCGCAAACCCAGGCGCAGGTGACCCCCGCGCCGTTCCAGTTCCAGTTGCTGTCGGTGCGCATGCCAGTGCAGGCGGACCAGCCGCAACTGGTGGTGCGTGAAAGCACCGGCCAACTGGCGATCCTGGAAAACGAACGCTGGAGTGCACCCCTGGCCGACGAGTTCAACGACGCCCTGGCCACCCAGTTGGAACAGCAACTGGGCACCCGCGACCTGTCCAGCCTGCCCAAGGACACCAGCCGCCCACTGCTGACGCTTCAGGCCGACGTGCGCCGCTTCGACTCGATCCCCGGCAACTACGCGCTGATCGACGTGGTCTGGAACCTGAGCCAGCGCGACGAAGGCCAGAAACGCCGCAGCCTGACCTGCAGCACCCAACTGCGCCAACAGGCCGGCACCGACCTGGCCAGTGTGGTGCAAGCGCATCAGCAGTTGATTGGCAAGCTGGCCAAGACGATTGCGGGCACGGCGCGGGCTTGGTCGGCGCAGCCGTCCACCGGTTGCCCATAA